A genomic window from Silene latifolia isolate original U9 population chromosome Y, ASM4854445v1, whole genome shotgun sequence includes:
- the LOC141631716 gene encoding uncharacterized protein LOC141631716, which translates to MEGSDFAGNIREQIIEFLRTNMDCFAWSHSDMISIDPSLIKHRLNVDPSLPPVQQKRWKFSPERNEVINQEVNNLLAAGKIREVNYPEWLSNVVVVPKKNNKWRVCVDFIDLNKAYPKDPFPLPHIDSMADAIAGHELLTFLDAWSVYNQIKMDPKDQEKIAFRSDRGLYCYNVIPFGLKNACSTYHRLVNRMFTEEIRITMEVYIDDMKIPYEAEPPEMHFWSLLEEIPGVLGDVKRDRGQHGENKSSTPVRISSKAKGRTEAHRTGSSPKPVHIKVLRQEHEKAFGELKQYLSTPPLLAKRRQAEPLYLYLHKAQALADFVSDFSPTLQEQADSEILTLSEAKGEQIWELHVDGASNTKGAGVGLVLISPQGEKIIQALRCEFKATNNKAEYEALILGLQLALEMQINHIKVYINSQVIVNHVNNVYTARDLKMVAYLEVAKELKLRFASFHIQQIPRDQNVEADALATLGAAFTPGEVGSIPFIHVMKPAIRQNEQQNASKAASTQWTYEAGRVCTATPQEETDDYRKPYISWLRDEEVIGRTLSEVLEHIGGTGSDV; encoded by the exons ATGGAGGGATCTGATTTTGCAGGTAACATCCGTGAGCAGATAATTGAATTTCTACgtactaacatggattgtttcgccTGGTCCCATAGCGACATGATTAGCATAGATCCAAGTTTAATTAAACACCGGTTAAATGTAGACCCCAGCCTTCCTCCAGTCCAGCAGAAAAGGTGGAAATTTTCTCCTGAAAGGAACGAGGTGATAAACCAGGAGGTAAACAACCTCCTGGCAGCAGGCAAGATCAGGGAAGTTAACTACCCAGAATGGCTCTCGAATGTTGTGGTTGTACCCAAGAAGAACaacaagtggagagtatgtgttgaTTTCATAGATCTTAACAAAGCTTACCCAAAAGACCCGTTCCCCTTGCCGCACATTGATTCCATGGCAGACGCAATAGCAGGGCATGAGCTACTTACCTTCCTTGACGCCTGGAGCGTgtacaaccagataaaaatggACCCTAAGGATCAGGAGAAAATAGCCTTCAGATCTGACAGAGGCTTGTACTGCTACAATGTGATACCTTTTGGCCTCAAGAATGCATGTTCTACCTATCATCGCCTGGTGAACAGAATGTTCACGGAGGAGATAAGGATAAcaatggaagtctacattgacgatatg AAAATACCATATGAAGCTGAACCCCCTGAAATGCACTTTTGGAGTCTCCTCGAGGAAATTCCTGGGGTACTTGGTGACGtaaagagggatagaggccagcacgGAGAAAATAAAAGTAGTACTCCAGTTAGAATCTCCTCAAAAGCCAAAGGACGTACAGAGGCTCACAGGACGGGTAGCAGCCCTAAACCGGTTCATATCAAGGTCCTCAGACAG GAGCATGAAAAGGCGTTTGGGGAGCTCAAGCAGTACCTCAGCACCCCTCCTCTTCTCGCCAAGCGAAGACAGGCAGAACCACTCTACTTGTATCT CCATAAAGCCCAAGCCCTAGctgactttgtgtcagactttaGTCCCACCCTTCAAGAACAAGCCGATAGTGAAATCTTGACCCTAAGTGAGGCTAAAGGGGAGCAGATATGGGAATTACatgttgatggggcatccaacacGAAGGGAGCAGGGGTAGGGCTGGTCCTGATATCACCTCAGGGGGAAAAGATAATACAGGCATTACGGTGCGAGTTTAAAGCAACGAATAACAAGGCTGAATACGAGGCCCTAATCTTAGGACTCCAATTAGCCTTAGAAATGCAAATCAACCACATCAAGGTGTATATTAACTCCCAAGTGATTGTCAACCACGTGAATAACGTGTACACGGCTAGGGATCTTAAAATGGTAGCCTACCTGGAAGTGGCGAAGGAGCTCAAACTCCGCTTTGCCTCCTTCCACATCCAGCAGATACCAAGGGACCAGAATGTTGAAGCAGATGCTCTCGCCACCCTGGGAGCAGCCTTCACTCCAGGGGAAGTGGGTTCTATACCATTCATACATGTCATGAAACCTGCCATACGCCAAAATGAACAACAGAACGCCAGTAAGGCTGCATCCACCCAGTGGACATATGAAGCAGGGAGAGTGTGTACTGCCACACCCCAGGAAGAAACTGATGATTACCGCAAGCCTTACATTAGCTGGCTACGTGATGAG GAAGTCATTGGCAGGACCCTATCTGAGGTGCTTGAGCATATAGGAGGCACAGGCAGTGATGTGTGA